Genomic window (Thermostichus vulcanus str. 'Rupite'):
CCTTGCGATTAACCAGGGTGATGGTATCGCCAACGCGGGCATGTTCCACACTCTTAATGGCGGCGGCGATGTAACCCACCTCCCCCGCATGGAGAGCATCAATCGGCTCTTGTGTGGGACGCATCACCCCCACTTCGGCAATCTCATATTCCCGCCCGGAAGCCATAAAGTAGATTTTGTCGCCGGTTTTCACTTCCCCATCCATAACCCGCACATACACGATCACGCCGCGGTAGGGGTCGTAATAGCTATCAAAAATCAAGGCTCGCAAGGGATCCGCCACGGTATCGCGGGGGGGAGGTACCCGCTGTACGATTGCCTCCAAAATCTCTTGAATGCCAATGCCAACTTTGGCGGAAGCGAGGATCGCCCCGCTGCAGTCCAGACCAATCACCTGTTCAATTTCTTCGATCACCCGATCCGGCTCAGCCCCCGGCAGGTCGATTTTGTTGATCACCGGGATGATTTCCAAGTTATTTTCCAAGGCTAAGTAGACATTGGCTAAGGTTTGCGCCTCCACCCCCTGGGAGGCATCCACCACCAACAAGGCCCCCTCACAGGCCGCCAGCGAACGGGACACTTCGTAGGTGAAATCCACATGACCAGGAGTGTCAATCAGGTTCAGGACATACTCCTGACCATCCTGAGCACGGTAGTTCATGCGGGCCGCTTGCAACTTAATGGTGATGCCCCGCTCCCGCTCCAGCTCCATGTTGTCCAACAGTTGGGGCTTCATTTCCCGAGCAGCCACTGTGCCTGTATCTTGCAGGAGTCGATCTGCCAGGGTGGATTTACCGTGGTCAATGTGGGCGATGATCGAGAAGTTGCGAATGCGGGAGACAGGAACGTCGGTCATAAAAACCTGAGAAGGGCAAAGATTTTTTACAATCGTAACCCCTCTAGACTCCTACGGCTCGATTCTAGATCAAGGCTCTAAGGCAGAGGATCCCTGTCCCCTGTTTCTACGCCTACTTGATGCCTACTTGTCCAACTTCTCGATGTAAGGGCGAATCTCATTCAGGTCGATATAGCGGTCGGTGGCGTTGCGCAGCTCACGGGCGATCATCCCTTCAGTGGAGACCACAGTGATCAGGGTATTCTTAGAGCGCAACAACTCAACAGCCCGCTCGAAGTCGCCATCGCCGCTGAACAAAACAATTTTGTTGTATTGCTCGACCGTATTAAACATATCGATGACGATTTCGATATCCAGATTTGCCTTTTGGGAATAACGTCCAGAATCATCATCTCGATATTCTTTGAGGAACTTGGTACGAACGGTAAAGCCTAAACTAATCAGGGCATCTCGAAAGGCTCTTTGGTCATGGGGATCCTTGATTCCGGTGTACCAAAATGCATTGATCAGTTCGACATTAGGCTGGGATTTAGCAAAGTAATCTAACACTCGGCGCGGGTCAAAAAACCAGCCATTCTTTTGTTGGGCATAAAACATATTGTTGCCATCAATAAAGATGGAGACCCGGGTGACGGGATGGTGAAACATAAAGATTTTCCAGGAAATAGTGAGGTGAACTTGTCAGAAAAAGAAAACGAGTACGAGAATACCGACTTCCCGAAAGGACAATGGTTTCGGTCGGCCAGAACTCTATTAAGCTAATCTCTTATCATAACCAATAGAGGGATCCCTTAATCAACAAGCTAGCTAATCACGGGGGCACCACCGTAGACTAAAGCGGGCTCCGCTTGCCGCAAAGCATAGCTGGCTCCTGGGTGCCCTGCCTGACTGACGTAGAACTCTGCTAGTTGTCGGGCTAGGGTGCGAATGCGCCCAATGTAGAGGGTTCGTTCTGCCACGGCAATAACGCCACGGGCATCGAGCAGGTTGAAGCAATGGGAGCACTTGAGCACATAATCGTAAGCGGGTAGCAGCAAAGAAACTGCCAACCGATCGGGCAAAATTTGCTCCTGAAACTTTTGATGTGTGACCTCAATCAATCGCTTGGCTTCTGCCTCATAGCGACGAAATAGTTCAAACAGCATTTCTGGATCGGAATATTGAAAATTGTAGTGGGACTGCTCCACCTCGTTTTGAAAATAAATTTGTCCGTAGGTGATACGCCCCAGGGAAGGATGCTCATTCCAACAGAGGTCATAAACAGAATCCACCCCTTGCAGGTACATCGCTAGCCGTTCTAACCCATAGGTGATTTCCACAGAAACAGGCCGACAATCCTGCCCACCCACCTGCTGAAAATAGGTGA
Coding sequences:
- the glyQ gene encoding glycine--tRNA ligase subunit alpha; amino-acid sequence: MSTHHFQGLIFRLQQFWGEQGCLILQPYDTEKGAGTMSPHTFLRALGPDPWRVAYVEPCRRPTDGRYGQNPNRLQHYFQYQVLIKPSPDDIQDLYLNSLRALGVDPAEHDIRFVEDDWESPTLGAWGVGWEVWLDGMEVTQFTYFQQVGGQDCRPVSVEITYGLERLAMYLQGVDSVYDLCWNEHPSLGRITYGQIYFQNEVEQSHYNFQYSDPEMLFELFRRYEAEAKRLIEVTHQKFQEQILPDRLAVSLLLPAYDYVLKCSHCFNLLDARGVIAVAERTLYIGRIRTLARQLAEFYVSQAGHPGASYALRQAEPALVYGGAPVIS
- a CDS encoding NYN domain-containing protein codes for the protein MFHHPVTRVSIFIDGNNMFYAQQKNGWFFDPRRVLDYFAKSQPNVELINAFWYTGIKDPHDQRAFRDALISLGFTVRTKFLKEYRDDDSGRYSQKANLDIEIVIDMFNTVEQYNKIVLFSGDGDFERAVELLRSKNTLITVVSTEGMIARELRNATDRYIDLNEIRPYIEKLDK